One region of Flavobacterium sp. GSB-24 genomic DNA includes:
- a CDS encoding conjugal transfer protein TraD, with product MENVIVICLLIVIVLLLQDKIVIKKSLKQQQTKKGKINPDLPDIMGQPKPVRSLSVSNNANESQIEETTVNPYNFDIEYDENENVGVQIPQEELDEIFGNMPDFEQEEEEWNRYGISGADDGFAQGVTFEELSSVGMLLQKDKLEHSQHETATALVQKIQGTELFSLLENSIESASRKIAELLDGSLSSEKDSRSSYLRNINLNEFDIGEYV from the coding sequence ATGGAAAATGTTATTGTGATATGCCTGCTAATAGTTATAGTACTGCTTCTGCAGGACAAGATTGTCATTAAGAAAAGCTTAAAGCAACAGCAGACTAAAAAGGGAAAAATTAACCCAGACCTTCCGGATATTATGGGTCAGCCCAAACCTGTGAGAAGCCTTTCAGTTTCAAACAATGCCAATGAAAGCCAAATCGAGGAAACAACGGTAAATCCTTATAATTTTGACATTGAATACGACGAAAATGAAAACGTAGGTGTTCAAATTCCGCAGGAAGAGCTGGACGAAATTTTCGGTAATATGCCTGATTTCGAACAGGAAGAAGAAGAATGGAACAGGTACGGAATATCCGGGGCAGATGACGGTTTTGCCCAAGGGGTTACCTTCGAGGAACTAAGCTCCGTGGGGATGCTGCTTCAAAAAGATAAATTGGAGCACTCTCAACATGAAACAGCGACAGCTTTGGTTCAGAAAATACAGGGAACCGAATTATTCAGCCTGCTGGAAAATTCCATAGAAAGTGCTTCCCGAAAAATAGCCGAGCTATTGGACGGGAGCCTTTCTTCTGAAAAGGATTCCAGATCTTCCTATCTGCGGAACATTAATTTAAATGAATTTGATATTGGGGAGTATGTCTGA
- a CDS encoding DUF3408 domain-containing protein gives MKNLFKKTKLPVQIGQYKDIFLHPAEFVARNGKSVYISEDFHRKISRIVFILGDGKITISDYMYNVLKQHFQDFGEDIETLHIEKQKPIL, from the coding sequence ATGAAAAATTTATTTAAGAAAACCAAGCTGCCTGTACAAATCGGGCAATACAAAGACATTTTTTTACACCCGGCAGAATTTGTAGCGAGAAACGGTAAGTCGGTATATATCAGTGAGGATTTTCACAGGAAGATTTCACGTATTGTTTTTATCCTCGGCGATGGAAAAATCACAATCTCAGATTACATGTACAATGTGCTAAAGCAGCATTTTCAGGATTTTGGAGAGGACATAGAAACGTTGCATATTGAAAAACAAAAACCAATTCTTTGA
- a CDS encoding DUF3408 domain-containing protein: MEKENKRKTPLDINEELMMDLMADGVKKEGIQFPPEPIEETKKIDVKQEESLSIKTIQREKNRAKKSVDGSYGGHFLKTHSMTKRGEKSIYIRQEYHERLSRIVQVIGKDQIPLYAYLDNILEHHFEIFEKAITEDFNEKFKPIF; this comes from the coding sequence ATGGAAAAGGAAAATAAGAGAAAAACCCCGCTGGACATTAATGAAGAACTCATGATGGACCTGATGGCTGACGGCGTCAAAAAAGAAGGGATACAGTTTCCGCCTGAACCAATTGAAGAGACAAAAAAGATAGATGTAAAACAGGAAGAGTCACTGTCGATTAAAACTATACAAAGGGAAAAGAACCGAGCAAAGAAAAGTGTTGACGGAAGCTATGGGGGCCACTTTTTGAAAACCCACTCAATGACCAAACGTGGAGAGAAGAGTATTTACATCCGTCAGGAATATCACGAACGTTTGTCCCGCATTGTTCAGGTAATAGGGAAAGATCAGATACCGCTGTATGCTTATCTCGACAATATTCTCGAACATCATTTTGAAATATTTGAGAAAGCAATTACTGAAGATTTTAATGAGAAGTTTAAACCCATTTTTTAA
- a CDS encoding ParA family protein, producing MNTKKKPLFIAFSSQKGGVGKSTFTTLLASVLHYRLGYNVAVFDADFPQHSLVKMKARDLAMVMENEALKKLAYRQFTNINKKAYPIIPYKADSALEAAQEFVNDSPTPVDVVLFDLPGTVNTPGILKALAGMHHIFSPITADRVVMESTLIFTQLLQDVIMKKGETSIETINLFWNQVDGRESTPLYKVYNQLIEELGLSLMQSQIKSSTRFRKESEVDSKTVFRSTIMPPDERLMKACQLDLFIDEFLKIIQL from the coding sequence ATGAACACAAAAAAGAAACCTCTGTTTATCGCCTTTTCTTCTCAAAAAGGCGGTGTTGGCAAAAGTACATTTACAACCCTTCTAGCAAGTGTGCTGCACTATCGGTTGGGCTATAACGTAGCCGTATTTGATGCGGATTTTCCACAGCACAGCCTTGTGAAAATGAAGGCAAGGGATTTGGCAATGGTAATGGAAAACGAAGCTTTGAAAAAGCTGGCATATAGACAGTTTACTAACATCAATAAAAAAGCCTATCCCATCATTCCGTACAAAGCAGACAGCGCATTAGAAGCAGCTCAAGAGTTTGTAAATGATTCTCCTACTCCCGTTGATGTTGTATTGTTCGACCTGCCCGGAACCGTTAACACGCCCGGCATCCTGAAAGCATTGGCAGGAATGCACCACATTTTTAGCCCGATCACGGCTGACCGTGTGGTAATGGAAAGTACACTGATCTTCACACAGCTTTTGCAGGATGTGATTATGAAAAAAGGAGAAACTTCCATAGAAACTATTAACCTGTTCTGGAACCAGGTTGACGGCAGGGAGAGCACGCCTTTGTATAAAGTTTATAACCAACTCATTGAAGAATTAGGTTTAAGCCTTATGCAAAGCCAAATCAAGAGCAGCACACGATTTCGCAAAGAAAGTGAAGTAGACAGCAAAACCGTTTTCCGTTCCACGATAATGCCTCCAGATGAACGCTTGATGAAAGCGTGTCAATTAGACCTGTTCATAGACGAATTTTTAAAAATTATTCAATTGTAG
- the mobA gene encoding conjugal transfer protein MobA produces the protein MKENNNNQRSKGGRTPKSDPSIHRYVFRLTDTENSKLLSLFETSGIPNKAKFITSLLFSKEMKSIKIDKGTVDFYMRLTSFHSQFRSVGVNYNQIVKLLYRHFSEKKAAAFLYKLEKQTAEMAALCQKIIQITEEFDAKYLKKQP, from the coding sequence ATGAAGGAGAACAATAACAACCAAAGAAGCAAGGGTGGACGCACGCCCAAAAGCGACCCGAGCATCCACCGCTACGTATTTCGTCTGACAGATACGGAAAATTCCAAACTTTTATCGCTTTTTGAAACATCGGGAATTCCCAACAAAGCAAAATTTATCACCTCGCTGTTGTTCAGCAAGGAGATGAAATCGATTAAAATAGACAAAGGAACAGTGGATTTTTATATGCGGTTGACTTCGTTTCACAGTCAGTTCCGCTCCGTAGGGGTGAATTATAACCAGATTGTGAAGCTATTGTACCGTCATTTTTCCGAGAAAAAAGCGGCGGCTTTTCTTTATAAATTGGAAAAACAAACTGCTGAAATGGCGGCACTATGCCAAAAAATAATCCAGATAACTGAAGAATTTGACGCAAAATATCTGAAAAAACAGCCTTAG
- the mobB gene encoding conjugal transfer protein MobB, with translation MIAKIGRSANLYGALAYNQLKVENEKGEILFGNKIIETSSGNYSIAQLAQSFTPYLIANRNTEKHTLHISLNPDPKDKVSDDRFMEMADAYMQEMGYGEQPYVVFKHTDIDRSHIHIVSVCVDEQGKKISDSYEKMRSMNVCRELERKYGLIPATDKEQKQIDKVFRPVDYKAGDVKSQIASVVRHLANYYQFQTLGEFNALLSLFNVGTEKVEGELQGKIRQGLLYISLNEKGERAGHPFKASVFGKNAGLPALELYYAKCKEALKNHPAKPTIKAAVTIALQSTSGEQAFKKQLGEQGINVVLRRNETGRIYGITFIDHNSKTLWNGSRLGKDFSANTFNDYWNNNIKPEIAEALELQSKMIKSKDADLLQEEPDHLFDFLNTAEKHEDGLIEVLGGLLPEAQGEDSEEQNFANRMKKKRKRTKK, from the coding sequence ATGATAGCAAAAATCGGAAGAAGTGCAAATTTATACGGAGCTTTAGCCTACAACCAGCTCAAAGTTGAGAATGAAAAAGGGGAGATATTGTTTGGCAATAAGATAATTGAAACCTCTAGCGGTAATTATTCCATTGCACAATTAGCCCAATCTTTTACTCCTTATCTCATTGCCAACCGCAATACAGAGAAACATACGTTGCATATCTCGCTTAATCCCGATCCGAAGGACAAAGTAAGTGACGACAGGTTCATGGAAATGGCAGATGCGTATATGCAGGAAATGGGTTACGGAGAGCAGCCTTATGTGGTTTTTAAACATACTGATATTGATCGTAGCCATATCCATATTGTATCGGTCTGCGTTGATGAACAGGGTAAAAAGATTTCGGATAGTTATGAGAAAATGCGTTCTATGAACGTCTGCCGTGAACTGGAAAGGAAATATGGACTAATACCTGCAACAGATAAAGAGCAGAAACAGATAGACAAGGTTTTCCGTCCTGTAGATTATAAGGCAGGTGATGTTAAAAGTCAGATAGCTTCCGTAGTTCGTCACCTGGCTAACTATTATCAATTCCAAACTTTAGGAGAATTTAATGCTTTGCTTTCCCTTTTTAATGTTGGCACCGAAAAAGTTGAAGGGGAATTACAAGGAAAGATTCGGCAAGGTTTACTGTATATTTCTTTAAATGAAAAAGGCGAAAGAGCTGGACACCCTTTTAAGGCTTCTGTGTTTGGAAAAAATGCAGGACTACCTGCTCTGGAATTGTATTATGCGAAATGCAAAGAGGCTTTAAAAAACCACCCGGCAAAGCCAACCATTAAAGCTGCCGTTACCATTGCCCTGCAATCAACAAGTGGGGAGCAGGCTTTTAAAAAACAGCTAGGCGAACAAGGCATAAATGTAGTTTTACGCAGAAATGAAACAGGACGTATTTACGGAATCACCTTTATAGACCATAATTCTAAAACCTTGTGGAATGGTTCACGATTGGGAAAAGACTTTTCAGCAAACACCTTTAATGATTACTGGAACAATAACATTAAACCGGAAATTGCAGAGGCTTTGGAACTGCAATCGAAAATGATAAAATCAAAAGATGCAGATCTTCTTCAAGAGGAACCTGATCATTTGTTCGACTTCCTGAATACCGCTGAAAAACACGAAGATGGTTTGATTGAGGTATTAGGCGGTTTGCTTCCCGAAGCTCAGGGCGAAGATTCCGAGGAACAGAATTTTGCCAACAGAATGAAGAAGAAAAGAAAAAGGACAAAGAAGTAA
- the mobC gene encoding conjugal transfer protein MobC, whose translation MQGEDDLRGLAKIMAFMRAVSILLVLMHLYWFCYGYFIDRGWNLEVINKILGNFQRTAGLFSHTLYTKVFALVLLALSCLGSKGVKHQKITWAKIYIALAIGFVLFFLNTPLLKLSITIATIFYILTTGLGYIALMVAGVWMSRLFRNNLMDDVFNNENESFMQETKLMENEYSVNLPTKFYYKGKWNNGWINIVNPFRATIVLGTPGSGKSYAIVNNYIKQQIEKGFSMYIYDFKFDDLSTIAYNHLLKHQDKYKVQPKFYVINFDDPRKSHRCNPLNPDFMTDISDAYEAAYTIMLNLNRSWIQKQGDFFVESPIILLAAIIWYLKIYDDGKYCTFPHAIELLNKKYSDVFTILTSYSDLENYLSPFMDAWQGGAQDQLQGQIASAKIPLSRMISPQLYWVMTGDDFSLDINNPKEPKILCVGNNPDRQNIYSAALGLYNSRIVKLINKKGQLKSSVIIDELPTIYFRGLDNLIATARSNKVAVCLAFQDYSQLTRDYGDKESKVIQNTVGNIFSGQVVGETAKSLSERFGKVLQKRQSMSINRNDTSTSISTQLDSLIPASKISTLTQGFFVGAVSDNFDERIEQKIFHAEIVVDNDKVASETKAYQKIPEILSFVNEQGEDNMKLQIETNYRQIKQDIVCVIESELERIKNDPDLQHLIQKDKPKGNI comes from the coding sequence ATGCAGGGAGAAGATGATTTAAGAGGATTAGCCAAAATTATGGCTTTTATGCGGGCAGTAAGTATCCTTTTGGTACTGATGCACCTTTATTGGTTTTGCTACGGTTACTTTATAGATCGCGGCTGGAATTTAGAAGTAATCAACAAAATATTAGGCAATTTTCAGCGTACCGCGGGATTGTTCTCGCATACTTTATATACCAAAGTATTTGCCTTAGTATTATTGGCATTAAGCTGCTTGGGTTCTAAGGGAGTTAAGCATCAGAAAATAACATGGGCTAAAATTTATATTGCTTTGGCAATTGGTTTTGTTCTGTTTTTTCTTAACACACCTTTATTAAAGCTATCAATAACTATTGCGACAATTTTTTATATCCTTACCACTGGTTTAGGATATATTGCTTTAATGGTAGCTGGAGTCTGGATGAGCCGATTGTTTCGCAACAATCTCATGGACGATGTTTTCAACAACGAGAACGAAAGTTTTATGCAGGAAACTAAATTGATGGAAAATGAGTATTCCGTCAATCTACCAACAAAGTTTTATTACAAAGGAAAATGGAACAATGGCTGGATTAATATAGTCAATCCTTTTCGAGCAACGATTGTCTTAGGTACGCCAGGTTCGGGAAAGTCGTATGCAATCGTAAACAATTATATCAAACAGCAGATTGAGAAAGGTTTTAGTATGTACATCTACGATTTCAAATTTGATGATCTTTCCACTATTGCATACAACCACCTATTAAAGCATCAGGATAAGTATAAAGTTCAGCCGAAATTCTACGTGATAAATTTTGATGATCCTCGCAAGAGCCACCGCTGCAATCCACTCAATCCCGACTTTATGACTGACATTTCAGATGCTTACGAGGCAGCATATACGATAATGCTGAACCTCAACAGGTCATGGATACAGAAGCAAGGCGATTTCTTCGTCGAGAGCCCGATCATCCTTTTGGCAGCCATAATCTGGTATCTGAAAATCTATGATGACGGTAAGTACTGTACTTTTCCACACGCTATTGAACTGTTGAATAAAAAATATTCAGACGTATTTACCATTTTAACCTCATATTCTGATTTGGAAAACTATTTGTCGCCTTTTATGGATGCATGGCAGGGAGGCGCACAAGACCAATTACAGGGACAGATTGCATCTGCAAAAATCCCTCTGTCAAGAATGATTTCGCCGCAGCTTTATTGGGTTATGACAGGCGATGATTTTTCATTGGACATAAATAATCCTAAGGAGCCTAAGATATTATGCGTAGGTAATAATCCTGACCGCCAAAATATCTATTCTGCAGCACTGGGATTGTACAATTCACGAATTGTAAAACTCATCAACAAGAAAGGCCAATTGAAAAGTTCGGTTATAATAGACGAGCTGCCCACCATTTATTTTAGAGGATTGGATAACCTTATAGCAACTGCCAGAAGCAATAAGGTGGCGGTTTGTTTGGCCTTTCAGGATTATTCTCAGCTGACAAGGGATTATGGCGACAAGGAAAGCAAGGTCATCCAGAATACCGTAGGAAATATTTTCAGTGGTCAAGTGGTCGGAGAAACTGCAAAAAGCCTTTCGGAGCGATTCGGGAAAGTATTGCAGAAAAGGCAGAGTATGAGCATCAACCGTAATGACACATCGACTTCAATATCTACCCAATTGGACAGTCTTATACCAGCTTCCAAAATATCCACCCTGACGCAAGGTTTTTTTGTTGGGGCTGTATCGGACAATTTTGATGAACGTATTGAGCAGAAAATCTTTCATGCTGAAATTGTTGTAGACAATGATAAGGTAGCATCTGAAACCAAAGCATATCAAAAAATACCAGAGATTTTAAGCTTTGTGAATGAGCAAGGAGAAGACAATATGAAACTGCAAATAGAAACTAATTACCGGCAGATAAAACAGGATATTGTTTGCGTTATAGAAAGTGAATTGGAGCGTATTAAGAATGATCCCGACTTACAGCATTTGATTCAAAAGGATAAGCCCAAAGGCAATATATAA
- a CDS encoding lipoprotein gives MKKYITLILLLLIVTSCNHQQDKTKILQTQIDSLEIKLSKTYKPGFGEFMGNIQIHHAKLWFAGENQNWKLADFEMNEIKENLEGIRKYCSDRTETKSIGMINLSMDSLSNSILKKNKQMFERNYTNLTNSCNSCHQATNHEYNVIVVPKNPPFSNQDFQIKK, from the coding sequence ATGAAAAAGTATATTACATTAATCCTTTTACTTTTAATCGTAACCTCTTGCAATCATCAACAAGATAAAACTAAAATTTTGCAAACTCAAATTGATAGTTTAGAAATCAAGCTTTCCAAAACGTACAAACCCGGATTTGGAGAATTTATGGGCAACATTCAAATCCACCATGCAAAACTTTGGTTTGCAGGAGAAAATCAAAATTGGAAATTAGCCGATTTTGAAATGAATGAAATCAAAGAAAATTTAGAAGGAATACGAAAATATTGTTCCGACAGAACAGAAACCAAATCTATTGGAATGATTAATTTATCAATGGATAGTTTGAGCAATTCTATTTTGAAAAAGAATAAACAAATGTTTGAGAGAAATTATACAAACTTAACCAATTCTTGCAATTCTTGTCATCAAGCTACAAATCACGAATATAATGTAATAGTAGTTCCTAAAAACCCGCCATTTTCTAATCAGGATTTTCAAATAAAAAAATAA
- a CDS encoding DoxX family protein, with protein sequence MLQKLVHTDNSKTTILVRLMVGAVFFSEGIQKYLFPDTLGAGRFTKIGLPSPEFLGSFVGFFEILCGALILIGLFTRLASIPLIIIMLVAMATTKAGVLKNDGFWEMLHGSRTDWAMLLGGIFLLIEGSGNWAIDNKLYANGREK encoded by the coding sequence ATGTTGCAAAAATTAGTACATACAGATAATTCAAAAACAACTATTTTAGTACGTTTAATGGTTGGAGCAGTTTTTTTTTCCGAAGGAATACAAAAATATTTATTTCCTGATACTTTAGGTGCAGGAAGATTTACTAAAATAGGTTTGCCATCGCCAGAATTTTTAGGCAGTTTTGTTGGTTTTTTCGAAATACTTTGTGGCGCATTAATCCTAATTGGTCTTTTTACACGTTTAGCAAGTATTCCACTTATTATAATTATGCTTGTTGCAATGGCAACAACAAAAGCAGGAGTTCTTAAAAATGATGGTTTTTGGGAAATGCTTCACGGCAGTAGAACAGATTGGGCAATGTTACTCGGTGGAATTTTCCTTTTGATTGAAGGTTCAGGAAATTGGGCTATTGATAATAAACTATATGCAAATGGAAGAGAGAAATAA
- the chrA gene encoding chromate efflux transporter, producing MEERNNLKEIAKLFLKLGIIGFGGPAVHIAMMQDEVVFKKKWLTEQHFLDLIGATNLIPGPNSTEMAIHIGHEKAGWKGLIVAGICFIFPAVIITGFFAWLYKEYGQVPEVKPFLYGIKPAIIAIILSAIFPLAKKSLKTIQLGIIGGTVLLLSLLNYNEIILMFGAGIIALLVYYLKQNTNKSINAFIPLTLFQGQNNNLISQTNLNLFLIFLKIGAILYGSGYVLFAFLDAELVATGLLSRTQLIDAIAVGQFTPGPVFSSVTFIGYQISGFSGALISTIAIFLPSFIFVALLNPLVKKMRNSKMFSTFLDAVNVASIAIIISICLEMGKETIIDWRTILIAFLSIIITFNYRKINSAFIVLGGSIIGYILNFI from the coding sequence ATGGAAGAGAGAAATAATTTAAAAGAAATTGCAAAATTATTTTTGAAACTTGGCATTATTGGTTTTGGCGGTCCGGCAGTTCATATTGCAATGATGCAAGATGAAGTAGTCTTCAAAAAAAAATGGTTAACCGAACAACATTTTCTTGATTTAATTGGTGCAACAAATTTAATTCCTGGTCCAAATAGTACAGAAATGGCTATTCATATTGGACACGAAAAGGCAGGTTGGAAAGGGCTAATTGTAGCAGGAATTTGTTTTATTTTTCCAGCTGTAATCATAACAGGATTTTTTGCTTGGTTATATAAAGAATATGGCCAAGTTCCAGAAGTAAAACCTTTTTTGTATGGAATAAAACCAGCCATTATTGCCATTATACTTTCTGCAATTTTTCCTTTGGCAAAAAAATCTTTAAAAACAATTCAATTAGGAATTATTGGAGGCACGGTTTTGCTGCTTTCACTTCTAAATTATAATGAAATAATTTTAATGTTTGGTGCAGGAATAATTGCATTACTGGTTTATTATTTAAAACAAAACACGAATAAAAGCATAAATGCTTTTATTCCGCTAACACTTTTTCAAGGACAAAATAACAATTTAATTTCACAAACAAACTTAAATTTATTTTTAATTTTCTTAAAAATTGGAGCAATTTTATACGGAAGTGGTTATGTGCTTTTTGCATTTCTTGATGCAGAATTAGTTGCAACAGGACTTTTGTCAAGAACACAATTAATAGATGCAATTGCAGTGGGACAATTTACGCCTGGTCCGGTCTTTTCATCTGTGACTTTTATTGGTTATCAAATTAGTGGTTTTTCAGGAGCATTAATTTCAACTATTGCCATTTTTTTACCATCATTTATTTTTGTTGCACTATTAAATCCATTGGTTAAAAAAATGCGTAATTCTAAAATGTTTTCAACCTTTTTAGACGCTGTAAATGTTGCTTCAATAGCAATCATAATTTCTATTTGTTTAGAAATGGGAAAAGAAACTATTATAGATTGGAGAACTATATTAATCGCATTTTTAAGTATTATCATAACATTTAATTATAGAAAAATAAATAGTGCTTTTATCGTTTTAGGTGGTTCAATAATTGGATATATTTTAAACTTCATATGA
- a CDS encoding ORF6N domain-containing protein produces the protein MENKHEINTIEIRNLIYSIRGKQVMLDSSLASLYQVETKNLNKAIKRNIERFPASFCFQLNKEEVEILRFQIGTSRLSYGGRRYLPYVFTEQGVAMASAILRSPIAIKVSVEIMEAFVEMRRMLISNASLFHRLDKIEMKQLKADQKFEEIFKALESDKLHSEKGIFYNGQVFDAYSFVSDIIRSAQSSIILIDNYVDDTVLTLLSKRSNNVTATIYTKSISSQLRLDLQRYNSQYPVIEVEIFSDAHDRFLIIDNTELYHIGASLKDLGKKWFAFSRMDLEVGRMLQILAI, from the coding sequence ATGGAAAATAAGCATGAAATTAACACAATAGAAATCAGAAACCTTATTTATTCCATACGCGGAAAGCAAGTGATGCTGGACAGCAGCCTCGCTTCGTTGTATCAGGTGGAAACAAAGAACCTCAATAAAGCCATAAAAAGGAATATAGAAAGATTTCCTGCATCCTTTTGCTTTCAACTGAATAAAGAGGAAGTCGAAATCTTGAGGTTCCAAATTGGAACCTCAAGATTGAGTTACGGAGGGAGACGTTATTTGCCTTATGTTTTTACCGAACAGGGTGTTGCAATGGCTTCTGCCATACTGCGATCCCCTATTGCCATTAAGGTCAGTGTTGAAATTATGGAAGCTTTTGTAGAAATGCGTAGAATGCTTATTAGCAATGCATCTCTTTTTCATCGACTGGATAAGATTGAAATGAAACAATTAAAAGCCGACCAGAAATTTGAAGAGATTTTTAAGGCGCTGGAAAGCGATAAGCTCCATAGCGAAAAAGGGATTTTCTATAACGGGCAGGTTTTTGATGCCTATTCTTTTGTATCGGATATTATACGCAGTGCCCAAAGTTCCATTATCCTTATTGATAATTACGTAGACGATACAGTACTCACTTTATTGAGTAAACGAAGCAACAACGTCACAGCAACAATTTACACTAAAAGTATCAGCAGCCAGCTTAGACTTGATCTTCAAAGATATAATAGCCAGTACCCTGTAATCGAAGTTGAAATTTTCTCTGATGCGCATGACCGATTTCTAATTATTGACAACACAGAACTATACCATATTGGAGCATCATTAAAAGACCTAGGTAAAAAATGGTTCGCCTTTTCCAGAATGGATTTGGAAGTTGGCAGGATGCTGCAAATTTTAGCTATTTAG